Below is a window of Humulus lupulus chromosome 2, drHumLupu1.1, whole genome shotgun sequence DNA.
CAAAAACTTCCTTTCTCCTACCAAGTGTTCTGGGGGAGCTTCACATAAGTCATCAGTTAGGAAGGGTCAGAATGTTAATACCAATCGATCTCCATTGATTGGTTGTAGCTTTGAGCTTAATAACTCTAATGGTGTGCCTGATCCTCCTGCCCCCAGTATATTTAATGATGGGAATGATGGTTTTGATATGGATGATAGATATTCAGAACCTCGGGACTTTGATGAttcagaagaagaagatgatgatccTTGGAAGCCTTTGAATCCCCATGAATCGGGCAACTTGAAAGTTAAACCTTTTAGAAAAGGTCATATGAGAACTTTTATTTTGCTTGCTTATTATATGTGTTTTCTGTCTAGGCTGCTAACATTATAATTTGCCTCTTATTTTTTTGTTTTCCTTCCCACAAAGCAGTTAAAGTTTTTAAAAGGAATCGGGTTACTTCTACTAAGATTGTGTCTATATCTACACTGTTTCCTCCTGCAAGATTGCGAGGTACTATTAGTCCATATCTCAATAATTTGTGGGAGATGCAAAGTCATGCCCGTAAAAGACAAAGGGAGTCTCAGTCCCCTCCAATATATGAAAAGGTATTTTTGTTAAGGTTTTTTTTGAAGCTAGTTCTGCAGCAATTTGGATGCTAATATCCTCGTATTTGCTTTTCATGGTGATACATCTATCCTTTATCACAGCTACGACAATCTCTAATCAATGGAGGAGACCAAACTTTTGATGCCTTTTTCAATTCTGTGGATGGCAATGACGAAAATGAAAACCACGCCGGATTTCCTGATTTTGGGGAACCTGATGACAACATGCCTGATAATGTATTTATGGATGAAGATGTACCTTTTCACAATGATAAGGTTTGGCTGATATTATTTTGTTTATTCTATGATGAAGCATGAGGTAGTTCACTTAGATTGATTAATTATTAATCTATGTGCAGCATGATGGCGATAACTTTGGTGCTGATAAAGCTTTTGAACACGAGGATGAAAATCCTCATGAAAGCTTAGAAGACCTCTGTCGCTCTCATCTAGTAAGTGTATCTATTACTTTTCTTATGGATTGTGCTAATAGTATTTGGTTGATTGCATTTCCTTGATAGCATTTATTCTTCAACATTCATGTATTTAAACTTTAGGTATTATATCTAgctctttgatttgtttatactGCATGCATTTATCCATAGCTAGAAGTTTTCTTTCCCTTGTTCAATGTCTGTTCTTTGTAAGCTTTAAATAAAAAAGGATAGCGTCACTTGGAAAGCAAAAACTAAAAGCTGGTACTACGCTTTTGTTACTTCGAATTATGCATCttttttgttcttttctcttttttttttcaatgtagTATTTAACATATGTGCTGATGATTTTAAAAACTTTTTTAATTGGTAATTCTTGCTGTTGTTTGGTTGGTTAATTATTTTCCATCATGTAGGATGCTCTCCTCGCTAGCATAGCTGAAACTGAGAAGCAGAGTGAACTAGCAGCAAGGGTTACAACATGGAAACAGAAAATTGAACACAACCTCGATGAGCAagtaagttttatttttatacaTCCATTGAATACGTCAAtctattttgtttagtttaaaatggaatgttaatatttgtaatttttaaaatttttaatgcACATTGTTTTGATTGCAAACCTTTTATCTTCATTGATTTTGTAAGTAATACAACTTTTATTCTTGTAGGACTCACATCCGGAATTTGATATTCATGTTTATGGTCAAAGAATTATAGACAAGCTATCTGTTGAAGTAGAGGATAGCAATGTTTTATCATTTGCAAAAGTTGTAGAAGGTCAAGAAAAATATGATGTGGCTCGAAGCTTTTCTGCACTATTACAATTGGTATTTCTCTTGTTTTTACTTATTTGCAGACATTTTTCTCTATAGCATTGTTTATTCATACGCTACATTAGAAGTTTGTGTATGATTTTTTATATGTTTCTAAAAGTTgatgttttttcttcttcttattatattataatctTCAGGTGAATAATGGCGATGTTGAATTGGACAGGAGTGGGGTGAAAGGTGGTTCCGTTTGTCACACAGCAGCAAACTCTTTTCATGTTCGACTCCTTAGGCAAGACAAGAAAAGAGACGAAACCCAGTTTCGCTTGTCAAGAAAGAGAGTCAAGTCTCCAAAAGTAAAACGTAGGAACGGAGATATTGAAAACCTTGGAAGAGAGAAATCTTCTGTTGATACTTCCAAATTACAACCAAATTGCAAAATTTCTTTGCAAGTTGGAAAGATTGGCAGTCTAAGGTGCACTCCTGATGGAAAAAAGAGAAGGTCTCGGTTAGTTGAGCCAGTTGATTTACATTCCGCAGGATGACACACGTGGTTGGCAGGTTAGTCCCACTGTTTTtaccataaatgcaatatatggtAAAATAAAAGCAGCTAGGAGTGACCTTAAATATTGTAGTTGTAGTTATAACTAACAAGGGTAGCTTCGTTCATGTACTATATTTAACATCTTTACTCGAATGCAATCATTAGTACTACCGCCATTGCTTCATTTGCCTTGGTTCTAGGCCCTTTAATAAGACCATTTATTTTATGTGAAGGAAAAAGAAACAAATTTTCTTGTGTACGAattggctctctctctctctctctctctctccctctctctctctctctctcatctcatgacacatttgatttgaatttaagATGACTAGGGTATTAACATTGCTAAGTTATATGGCCCTAACTACTACGTATAGAGAGTTTATTGTCCCCAATAAATTAGAAAAGTAAGGTCACTAAATTTGTATGTGAAATCATTAAGATGGAGTGGTTGGTCTCTTGATTTGACATGTTTTTATAATTTTGTTCTGTAAGTAAAtgtcatccttttttttttttttaccctttTGGTCTTTACTTGCTCCATCCTCGTGAATGGCCAAATGAGCCAAAATCATTGAAGAAACACATTGCCAAATGCCGAGTAAGGAATAAAAGTTTTTAGGTTTTGGCAAAAGCGTGTAGAGAACAGATATTATATACTTGCTTTTGCCCATTGGACTAAGGTTTCAACGAGTTTATTATCCATttgttgtatttatatatatagtagtTTGATTTTTCTAACGACTTTTATGCAtttcattattttgtttggtttggTGGGTTACTTGGAAAGTGAAGGGAAATATAGAATAAATTCAGGGGTACTCCACTGGTTACTGTTtgcctttttatttttatttttattttttaagaattAAGTTCAATCAATTCCGTCTCATTACTAAACTAACCACATTCTCATCATATTCATATATGTCTTCTTATATTGCCATGTAAGTATACCATAACTTCCTAATGATAGATCAATGTATAAGCCTTAAGAAATGTCTAACGTGTTGTTGGAGTCGTAGCATTGGCCTAAGATGCCTTCATTTTGGTCTGAAACCTTAGACATAGAATTCTATAATGTTTGAAAATAAAGAGGAGAGGAGAAAACCGTGTTTTTCTTATCTATTATTTGTGTTTTTATACAAGTACTAGTGTACTACAACATTAGAAAAACGCGTCAATTAGAGAAGGAAGGGCCCACAAAGACGAAGTTTGATTGGTTTTTGGCTCATTTTACATAATAATGCAAATACAATCAAAGTCGCTTGTTTTTTCTTTGGTGTGTTTCCCTCTTTTGGCGAAGAAGTTTAAACCAAGTATAAACTACATACAGGCGTTTTGTTTGATTAATTTGTACAATAACACGAGACCTGATCCTGATCTGATGGGTCTTAATTTGTAAACTCTAGGAAAATTCCACCATCTTATATTCTTCAAAATTAGTTTAGttaaaattgatttttaaaatatgatCTTACGAATTACGATCAAAATTGTTTATGTACGAGTCAATTTAACCCacccaaaaaacaaaaaaaatcatggAAGGTAATTCACATTTTTTTCGTAATATTtgctaggtttttttttttactttatgggaaaaaattatctcattaatgaataaTGGAAACGTGGTAGTTTTGTAAATAACGTGAAGTGACTTTAAAATGGTGTCGCTGTTCAGTGTTAATGGCAGTTGGGTAGAATAGATTAGACTATGGTCCATCTATTCCTCTTCTGTAATAAGGTATGGCCACCATATTGGCTGCGAATCAGGCCAGAAAGTCCACATAGGCTGCTATGCGACCTTTTTCATATAAtaacttctaatttatattaaGTTAAGCAActgaaaaatgttgaatttaaaGTGCATCGACATATCTCCACCACTATTTTTCTAGTCACTCCAAAATGAATGTATTAATTTTCTTAAGAAAATCACTAGCCACTTCTTAGAACATAAATAATATTCTTGCGTATATTACATTTGTGTTTTTATTCTTACTCTAAAAGTCTTCGAGTCCTTGACTATCATACTTCATGATTAGAATGTTGAACAGTGTTTGGAATCATAAGTTTGAACATGTATagatatgtatttaataaaaggTTATTAAAACGTGTAATATATAAAGTCCAAAAATATTGTTATGTTAGGAGGAAAAGCTCCAAAAACACACATGGTGTGTAGAACTGAAAAATGTGGTTCATAATATTCATTGTAGTACCAAACAAATTTTCTcattaagaaaaagaaaagaataaaaaaaacaaattccTCAAATAATAGACAAGAAtcactaattttaattataaaatttccatatatataaattaacttATTGTATAGAAGCTCAACCCAAAAGGTATCTCCTTCACATTAAGTCCaatatttttaaataacaaaatgaattaaatgggattttttttttttgaaataaatgAGATATTATTTACAAGTCAAATATTCATAGTCGAACTAAGGCAGCGCGACAAATCCACGGCCGTTCCCAGTTACGCCTCGTTTATGCAAAATTTCAAATTTACCCACATTGTCTTGAGTCAAACTTCCTCAATTCAATTATGATAATGTCACGGCACGACTCTCCACACGTCACTGTACTATTCCTAGCTTTCTACTTCTTTCTGTCCCATTCACTGAGTCACCTCCCCGTGTTCACTGAGTCACATCCTTGCCCCGCTCTATATCCAACTCGTTCACGGTGCTGCAACCACTCGGTGTGCTATTCCCCGACGGAGACATCATCCCACTTCCTCTTTTATCTCTACTGAGAATCCTCTTGAACGATAACATCCGACTCATCGGAGACCTAAACGATGACGTTTGACCCGACGGCGAGTCCTCTTCCAATCTTCCGAAGCTCTCGTTCCTTCTCGGAACCTCTATAGACACACCCACCAGCTCAAAAGGCTTTCTTCGAGCCCCGAACGACGATGAGGCAATCGAAGAAGACGAACGGTCGCATTCGGAGCATAACCCAGAACTGCTCCCGTGACCCGGTTCGGTTCCCGCTGGTTCAGTAACGCACACTTCGGTCCGGATCTCAAGCTCAGGATCCGGACCCGGTTCGACCGGAGATCTGCACAGGGGACAGGTGGAGTGGGAGTGGAACCACATGTCGATGCATTCGGTGTGGAAGTTGTGGTTGCACTTGGGGAGGCGGCGACCCATCTCATTCTCTTCGAACTCAGACAAGCACACGGCGCATTCCATGGTCGGGTTGGAATCCGAATCAGGGTGGGTCTTGGCGGAGTAGACAAAAACAGGGAGCGAATTGAGGACAGCCGGGTCGAGGCCACGCGGGGCGGCGGTGGCTGCGGTTGCGGGGTCCATGTGAAAGACAAGTTGATTGCGGCGGTTTCGGTTGCGGCGCATGTTACGACGGCGGGCGCGGAGGAGGTACCAACGGGCGTAGAGATGGAGGCAAACCATGAGTATGACAACGAAAAACAAGATGACTATGGCGCTAAGCATAATCTTGCCACTGAGGGCGTAATTCTTGTCGTATGAAGTATAGAAGTTGTTGGGATCCACGCCGTTGTTCGTCATCATGATGGGTGTATGTGGCAAATCCGCCATGATTGGAGAAGCAGGAGAAGATGAAAATGGAGATGGGTGTGGAGTGGAAGGCATTCGATAAAATGTGCGAGAGAAAATTTAGGGGAGTTTAAGTAAAGGGTTTGGAACAAAAAGGAAGGCAATAAATGGgattaaaaaaaggaaaaagggaAAGAGATATAAGGGAAGGTTCTGGGAAAGGTGGAGGAGAGTGGAGAGTCCAATTGAGTTTCTTTTCAATTCTAAGTTCTATTTCTATAACAGGGTCGCCAAGGTTGACGCGGAATTATATTAGACACAATTACTTACTTACCCTTTACTCTTATTTTTTTGTATCTGATTTCAGTTATTTCCTTAACTTAGTTTTTGCTAATCAATCAAACACTtctttatttagtatttattattgaATACAAATACAGTAATATTTAGTCATATTATGTTTAATAACATTCTAAAACAGAAATAGTGTATTCTTtatgatttgttttattttaaagaaTTTCTCAAAATTAATGTAAACTTGTGAAACTCAATTTTACTAAGgaagtttttttgtttttgtttttgtaataGATAATATTGGATAAAAGATAAGGAAGAATGTTTTCCCAAACTTTtgtaatagatttttttttttaaaatatctatAAATTTTCTAACTCTTATAAATTTATATTCTCATATTtttctataaaaatgtatatatttGATCATTTGTTGTTTGAGttcaaacaaaagaaaataaaatctttcagattttttttccttttcctaaAATCCAAATTCTAAACAAAGAAGAGTTTTagtataaattaatataaaatgttATCTGAAACACCAAATTTATACTTTTATTATATacaaaaataacaaacaatttattatttttataataatatagcATTAATTTAACGGACTATAATTTTGATTTTAGAAATTTtagtattaaataatttaatgtaggaaattatatatattatataggatTTTTTTGTTTATACACTAAGTAGTAAATTATTTAACAAAAATACGGTATATTAAAAAATCATTCAAATGTACTGATTTAAAATTTTTATTCCAAAAATATGATCTCCTATTCTCTTCCTTTCAAGTTTTTATGAAAATTTCGGAGCTCTCTGCACCTCCATTTTAGGCGATAAGCCATCTTCTCCTCTACGACATCCATTCCAGAGTAGCTGAAGCAAACGAACTCTACTCCTCCACGACATCCATTCTGGAGTAGCTGAAACAAACGAAATCCAACAAATAATGCAACTAAAACAAACTTGAAATTGCACAAATCCAACAACATGTAAAACAATGGGTATTCAGTAATCTTCAATTTAATATTATTTCagttttcttcttctatttcaaTTTTTCTTAATGTTTTAGAATCCCTTTAACGATTCAATTTTTCATTTCAGATTCTTTGAAGAAAGTTGCAAAAATGACCTACTATACAAATTTCGGAGTTGCTACAGTCCATTTATTGATACTATATATTGTTATTCAATAAAAATTGAGCAACCCAaatcaattgttttttttttatagaatctCACTTGATTTCAGatgtaattttcttttaaaagAGGTAATCTCacttgacggtgaaatctcgtcaacgaaattagatcggaaaactcaaaggtaaacaAGGTGATGTTTAAAtgagaacttagaatggacttatagaaggataaacacagatcaacaatggagtaaaaactgtatattgcttaatagcttcagcttacaatgaattttccaacccctttccatgtggaattggggttcattatatagtgggctctaatggccctagatacattgtggtccaggggaccaggtggtacataagtacgctgtcaggagagtggtttcagaggtggtgttgttggtacaagtacatggccaggtaccatgaggatgtctccattaCTCGTCCGTACGACTGTTAGAGGAGTGGTGcatgtggtagtggtgtcgactctgacatctggttggaAGCATGCAGGCCAGGCCTTCTCTCCCAGTGCTCCAACTACTTGTCTTGCATGAGTGCCATGGTCAGGCGTACGGGGTCTTAAAAGTCgcaccccgtacaagattgtaccaacATGACCTTTCTGAGACATACTTGGGCTTTCACTTCTAGATGGTGGGGTTTCCACAGGTCTCCATAGGAGATGCATCTCGAGGTGAAGGGTGCGAGAAGATCCCCTGCGAGGCTCTCGTGACGCAGCCGAGGCGAGGTACacgtggcccttgggggcgaggccaccctacgcatgcatgatccttgggcGAGGCCTTTGAGGGCGAGGCTactaggcacgcgtggcccttgggcgaggcccttgggggcgaggccaccctacgcatgcatgatccttgggcgaggcccttgaggGCGAGGCTACTAGGCACgcatggcccttgggcgaggctactaggcacgcgtggcccttgggcgaggcccttgaggGCGAAGCCACTAGGCATGCGTGACCCTTGGGCGaagcccttgggggcgaggccaccctaCGCGCGGATCCTGATGGTGTCATGCGGCCAGCGCCTAGTGGTGTCGCATGGCCAGCGCGCGCGGATCCTGGTGGTGTCGCGCGGCCAGCGCGCGCGGATCCTGGTGGTGTTGCGCGACCAGCGCGCGCGGATCCTGGTGGTGTCGTGCGGCCAGCGCGCGCGGATCCTGGTGGTGTCGCGCGACCAGCGCGCGCAGGTCCTTGGTGGCACGCGAGGCCGTGGTGCGGGGGCACGCGAGGCCGTGTCGTGCAGGGGCGCGAGATGGGGCCCTTAAACAGTTGGTGCGATATGCCCGTAGCATATCGGGCGTACCCACGAGGCG
It encodes the following:
- the LOC133819462 gene encoding condensin-2 complex subunit H2 is translated as MTNGREETSGAGGSGSGGYHSVQAERDLVSNWEVDLAHKLEDYLLKICSGEIPTESEGHIAVNFAEAALLLQGSVQVYSRKVEYLYSLVLRALEFLSQKRQQEQSEGVSVQPQEKEGAQEVGDEENDLFWGLDDIPVEAKTCLDAQHDNDSSSNHFVKPPANLVVIEGDCLDNTGDGELESYLLATSDLYRGFILLDPCDAVAVHEYLNGDKTGRGQNSAFKGSSLRKNFLSPTKCSGGASHKSSVRKGQNVNTNRSPLIGCSFELNNSNGVPDPPAPSIFNDGNDGFDMDDRYSEPRDFDDSEEEDDDPWKPLNPHESGNLKVKPFRKVKVFKRNRVTSTKIVSISTLFPPARLRGTISPYLNNLWEMQSHARKRQRESQSPPIYEKLRQSLINGGDQTFDAFFNSVDGNDENENHAGFPDFGEPDDNMPDNVFMDEDVPFHNDKHDGDNFGADKAFEHEDENPHESLEDLCRSHLDALLASIAETEKQSELAARVTTWKQKIEHNLDEQDSHPEFDIHVYGQRIIDKLSVEVEDSNVLSFAKVVEGQEKYDVARSFSALLQLVNNGDVELDRSGVKGGSVCHTAANSFHVRLLRQDKKRDETQFRLSRKRVKSPKVKRRNGDIENLGREKSSVDTSKLQPNCKISLQVGKIGSLRCTPDGKKRRSRLVEPVDLHSAG
- the LOC133819463 gene encoding RING-H2 finger protein ATL2, with amino-acid sequence MPSTPHPSPFSSSPASPIMADLPHTPIMMTNNGVDPNNFYTSYDKNYALSGKIMLSAIVILFFVVILMVCLHLYARWYLLRARRRNMRRNRNRRNQLVFHMDPATAATAAPRGLDPAVLNSLPVFVYSAKTHPDSDSNPTMECAVCLSEFEENEMGRRLPKCNHNFHTECIDMWFHSHSTCPLCRSPVEPGPDPELEIRTEVCVTEPAGTEPGHGSSSGLCSECDRSSSSIASSSFGARRKPFELVGVSIEVPRRNESFGRLEEDSPSGQTSSFRSPMSRMLSFKRILSRDKRGSGMMSPSGNSTPSGCSTVNELDIERGKDVTQ